A part of Desulfobacter sp. genomic DNA contains:
- a CDS encoding AMP-binding protein, with the protein MNTDRDHLLDYSIPQLLRWRVNTSPDRPALREKDFGIWNTYTWKEYYAHVRKTALGLRELGLGKGDTIAIISDNIPELLFIAIGAHAVGAISAGIYQTSMPHEIAQILQYLKVSAVFCDNQEQVDKVLDVRKDIPLVKKVIFEDPRGMRNYYSDDWFVDIKELYKLGEAAHGQAPDIFEELVDQGSPDDVCHLCLTSGTTGLPKGTMMTHRNYINMGVRITDVDPLSPTDEYVSFLPFAWIGEQMNSFGVAMATGICINFPESVETNMADLKEIGPHFMFGAPRIYETIRSEIWLKIDQSYWFNQLMYNYFIKVGLEAADYRMSGKTMPLGLKFKAWLGRQIIFRPLVNQIGLLRLRRAYTGGAALGPELFTFYQAIGVNLKQIYGQTEITGIAYMHRDGDVRPDTVGKPLPGTECKIAEDGEILSRSASVSPGYYELPEKSEELLEGGWLHSGDAGFIDDQGHLVVIDRLSDVMHNNQGEMFSPMFLENALKFSPYIKEAVIYGNQEDYISCLINIDPIVVGKWAEDRGISYTTYMDLSAKKEVADLIMEEILGVNGRAEKEHFKIHRFALLYKLLDVDDGELTKTGKIRRKFVRERYQDLYEALYDTSISTKEVTASFQYQDGQSTTVNTTIEFYTVKGA; encoded by the coding sequence ATGAATACGGATCGGGACCACCTGCTTGACTATTCCATCCCCCAGTTGCTCCGCTGGCGGGTAAATACCAGCCCGGACCGCCCGGCCCTCAGGGAAAAGGATTTCGGCATCTGGAACACCTATACCTGGAAGGAGTATTACGCCCATGTCCGGAAAACCGCCCTGGGCCTGAGGGAACTGGGGCTGGGCAAGGGAGATACCATTGCCATTATCTCAGACAACATTCCGGAACTGCTTTTCATCGCCATCGGGGCCCATGCGGTTGGGGCCATTTCCGCAGGCATCTACCAGACATCCATGCCCCACGAAATTGCCCAGATTCTCCAGTATCTGAAGGTCTCCGCCGTATTCTGCGACAACCAGGAACAGGTGGACAAAGTACTGGATGTGAGAAAAGATATCCCCCTGGTGAAAAAGGTGATCTTTGAAGACCCCAGGGGCATGAGAAACTATTATTCCGACGACTGGTTCGTGGACATAAAGGAATTGTATAAACTGGGAGAGGCCGCCCATGGGCAGGCGCCGGATATCTTCGAAGAACTGGTGGACCAGGGGAGCCCCGATGATGTCTGCCACCTCTGCCTGACCTCAGGGACCACCGGTCTGCCCAAGGGCACCATGATGACCCACCGCAACTATATTAATATGGGGGTAAGGATCACGGATGTGGATCCGCTTTCCCCCACGGACGAATATGTTTCCTTCCTGCCCTTCGCCTGGATCGGGGAACAGATGAACTCCTTCGGGGTGGCCATGGCCACGGGGATCTGCATCAATTTCCCGGAATCCGTGGAAACCAATATGGCCGACCTCAAGGAGATCGGCCCCCATTTCATGTTCGGCGCCCCCCGGATATACGAAACCATCCGCAGCGAAATCTGGCTGAAAATAGACCAGTCCTACTGGTTCAACCAGCTCATGTACAATTACTTCATTAAAGTGGGGCTGGAAGCGGCAGATTACCGCATGAGCGGTAAAACCATGCCCCTCGGGCTTAAATTCAAGGCCTGGCTGGGCCGGCAGATCATTTTCCGCCCCCTGGTCAACCAGATCGGCCTGCTGCGGCTGCGGCGGGCCTATACCGGCGGGGCCGCCCTGGGCCCCGAATTGTTCACCTTCTACCAGGCCATCGGGGTCAACCTCAAACAGATCTACGGCCAGACCGAGATCACCGGCATCGCCTATATGCACCGGGACGGGGATGTAAGGCCGGACACCGTGGGCAAGCCCCTGCCGGGCACGGAGTGTAAAATCGCCGAAGACGGAGAGATCCTCTCCCGGTCCGCCTCGGTCTCCCCGGGCTACTACGAACTGCCGGAAAAAAGCGAAGAGCTGCTGGAAGGAGGATGGCTCCACTCCGGGGACGCCGGATTCATAGACGACCAGGGGCACCTGGTGGTCATCGACCGCCTCTCCGATGTCATGCACAACAACCAGGGGGAGATGTTCTCCCCCATGTTCCTGGAAAACGCCCTGAAATTCTCCCCCTATATCAAGGAGGCGGTGATCTACGGCAATCAAGAAGATTATATCTCCTGCCTCATCAACATCGATCCCATTGTTGTGGGAAAATGGGCCGAGGACAGGGGGATCTCCTATACCACCTACATGGATCTTTCGGCAAAAAAAGAGGTGGCCGACCTCATCATGGAGGAAATCCTCGGTGTCAACGGCCGGGCGGAAAAAGAGCATTTTAAAATCCATCGGTTCGCCCTGCTATACAAGCTTCTGGACGTGGATGACGGAGAACTGACCAAAACCGGCAAGATCCGCCGCAAATTCGTCCGGGAACGGTACCAGGACCTTTACGAGGCCCTCTACGATACAAGCATAAGTACCAAAGAGGTGACGGCCAGCTTCCAGTACCAGGACGGCCAGTCCACCACGGTGAACACCACCATTGAATTTTATACGGTGAAAGGAGCGTAA
- a CDS encoding ABC transporter ATP-binding protein, with protein sequence MTELIISDVTLSFGGLKALADVDMTIEPGLITSIIGPNGAGKTSMLNCISGFYHPTHGEISYKGKDLSHASPHQVSNMGIARAFQNLELFSGLTVLDNLLLARHQNLKYSFLHALFFYGKASRIEAENRAYVEDVIDFMELEPYRKSLVGNLSYGIQKKVEVARALTLAPDILLLDEPMAGMNIEEKEDIVRFVMDIQKERNITVVLVEHDLGVVMDISDRIYVLDFGQVIGSGTPEEVSQNPKVIEAYIGED encoded by the coding sequence ATGACAGAACTCATTATTTCAGATGTCACCCTCTCCTTCGGCGGGCTCAAGGCCCTGGCGGATGTGGACATGACCATTGAACCGGGGCTCATCACCTCCATCATCGGGCCCAACGGGGCCGGAAAAACCAGCATGCTCAACTGCATCTCGGGCTTTTACCACCCCACCCACGGGGAGATCTCCTACAAGGGAAAGGACCTGTCCCACGCCTCCCCCCACCAGGTCTCCAACATGGGCATCGCCCGGGCCTTCCAGAACCTGGAACTCTTTTCCGGCCTGACGGTGCTGGACAATTTGCTGCTGGCCCGGCACCAAAACCTGAAGTATTCCTTTCTCCATGCCCTCTTTTTCTACGGAAAAGCCTCCCGCATTGAGGCGGAAAACCGGGCCTATGTGGAGGATGTCATCGACTTCATGGAACTGGAGCCCTACCGCAAAAGCCTGGTGGGCAACCTGAGCTACGGCATCCAGAAAAAGGTAGAGGTGGCCAGGGCCCTGACCCTGGCCCCGGATATTCTGCTGCTGGACGAGCCCATGGCCGGGATGAACATTGAGGAAAAAGAGGACATTGTCCGGTTTGTCATGGACATCCAGAAGGAACGGAATATCACCGTGGTCCTGGTGGAACACGACCTGGGGGTGGTCATGGATATCTCCGACCGGATCTATGTCCTGGACTTCGGCCAGGTCATCGGTTCCGGCACCCCGGAAGAAGTCTCCCAGAATCCCAAAGTAATTGAAGCCTATATCGGAGAGGACTAG
- a CDS encoding AMP-binding protein, which produces MNNLHGLTLFDFFQKNALQHKNAAALHWDGKNISFQALFARTCALTAGLAALNLSPNARVAVLAKNHPIFFELFGAASALNLCLVLVNRRLSPEEMAHIIEDTTPSVLICDAEMEAQAETLAAGSDSLEHCFVIGKDTDRLYPENTAADQGLADQADPNAPYIIIHTAAVQGKPRGAVLSQENIILANLQIIHTFGLDPSKAYLNILPLFHIMGVNFGIGMFMAGGKNVIVEKFDPAKCLDFIQEQKITIFGSFPPILTNILDLISQEKGYDLSSLEIAAGLEIPDTVKKWEAATPSKFWTMYGQTETSGLITFSEYFKNPGSAGEISPLARIAIADDHDNILPSCNVGEILVKGPLVFQGYWNADDLNAFTFRQGWHHTGDMGLIDDKGFLFFKGRKAEKELIKPGGENVFPAEVEKAVVTHDAVDKVCVFGVPDPKFGEGIKAVCTLVPGTSLDKDELIAFTGTLIAGYKKPRYVEFIDEMPLAEDGSIDRAKVKELYG; this is translated from the coding sequence ATGAACAACCTGCACGGCCTGACCTTGTTTGACTTTTTCCAGAAAAACGCTTTACAGCATAAAAATGCCGCCGCCCTCCACTGGGACGGCAAAAACATCAGTTTCCAGGCCCTGTTTGCCCGTACCTGCGCACTGACCGCAGGGCTGGCAGCCCTTAACCTTTCCCCCAACGCCCGGGTGGCCGTACTGGCCAAGAACCATCCCATTTTCTTTGAACTCTTCGGTGCCGCCTCGGCCCTGAACCTCTGCCTGGTACTCGTCAACCGGCGGCTGAGCCCCGAAGAAATGGCCCATATCATCGAAGACACCACCCCCAGCGTGCTCATCTGCGACGCAGAAATGGAAGCCCAGGCAGAAACACTTGCGGCCGGCAGCGATTCCCTTGAGCACTGCTTTGTCATCGGCAAAGATACGGACCGCCTATATCCGGAAAATACAGCAGCGGATCAGGGCCTGGCCGACCAGGCAGATCCCAATGCCCCGTATATAATCATCCACACCGCAGCCGTCCAGGGAAAGCCCCGGGGCGCTGTGCTGAGCCAGGAAAACATCATTCTGGCCAACCTGCAGATCATCCATACCTTTGGCCTGGATCCCTCCAAGGCCTACCTGAACATTCTCCCCCTCTTCCACATCATGGGGGTGAATTTCGGAATCGGTATGTTCATGGCCGGGGGCAAAAACGTCATTGTTGAAAAATTTGACCCGGCAAAATGCCTAGACTTCATCCAGGAACAGAAAATCACCATTTTCGGTTCCTTCCCCCCCATATTAACCAATATTCTCGACCTCATCAGCCAGGAAAAAGGATATGACCTGTCCAGCCTTGAAATAGCTGCCGGACTGGAAATCCCGGACACGGTAAAGAAATGGGAGGCGGCCACCCCGTCTAAATTCTGGACCATGTACGGCCAGACCGAGACCTCAGGTCTGATCACTTTTTCAGAGTACTTTAAAAACCCTGGTTCTGCCGGGGAGATCTCCCCCCTGGCCAGAATCGCCATAGCCGACGACCACGACAATATTCTCCCGTCTTGCAATGTGGGAGAAATCCTGGTCAAAGGCCCTCTGGTTTTCCAAGGATACTGGAACGCCGACGACCTCAATGCATTTACCTTCAGGCAGGGATGGCACCACACCGGTGACATGGGCCTGATCGATGATAAGGGCTTCCTCTTTTTCAAAGGCAGAAAAGCCGAAAAGGAACTGATCAAGCCCGGCGGGGAAAACGTATTTCCCGCAGAGGTGGAAAAGGCCGTGGTGACCCACGACGCCGTGGACAAGGTCTGCGTATTCGGCGTGCCCGACCCCAAATTCGGGGAAGGGATAAAGGCCGTGTGCACCCTAGTTCCGGGCACATCCCTGGATAAAGATGAGCTGATCGCCTTCACAGGCACCCTCATCGCCGGATATAAAAAACCCAGGTACGTTGAATTTATTGATGAGATGCCCCTGGCCGAAGACGGCAGTATAGACCGGGCCAAGGTAAAAGAACTCTACGGTTAA
- a CDS encoding HAMP domain-containing histidine kinase: protein MGINFKGLVAMAENSIKTEILIHDLKVPVSVIDAGAKSLLNRQDRYGPLTAKQEKVLKRIIRNTLTTQRLVNDMLELGRSREGVVNLTEFSVAELVGEVLVEIFDLANPPLAEQVKKIQGYDSLADLLATHGFIVMVGAETWRTSVCLDKAKVKQILRNLVTNAFKHRNQLVDIQATLDGPHLVLRVKDDGRGIPASEHKKIFETYFTTGGSLENAINSHGLGLAGVMVLLRDMGGTLALDSEDGQGAEFTVHIPLNQN from the coding sequence ATGGGGATAAATTTCAAGGGTTTAGTTGCTATGGCGGAGAACTCCATCAAAACCGAAATCCTGATCCACGATTTAAAAGTACCTGTTTCAGTCATTGATGCCGGTGCCAAATCGCTGCTCAACCGCCAGGACCGGTACGGCCCCCTGACGGCTAAGCAGGAGAAGGTGCTCAAACGGATTATCCGCAATACCCTGACCACCCAGCGCCTGGTCAACGATATGCTGGAACTGGGCCGATCCAGGGAAGGGGTGGTCAATCTCACGGAGTTCTCTGTGGCCGAACTGGTGGGAGAGGTGCTGGTGGAAATTTTCGACCTGGCCAACCCGCCACTGGCGGAACAGGTGAAAAAAATCCAGGGGTATGACAGCCTGGCGGACCTGCTGGCCACCCATGGGTTTATTGTGATGGTGGGAGCGGAAACCTGGCGCACCAGTGTCTGTCTGGACAAGGCCAAGGTAAAGCAGATTTTAAGGAACCTGGTGACCAATGCATTTAAACACCGGAACCAGCTGGTTGACATTCAGGCCACTCTGGACGGGCCCCATCTGGTCCTCAGGGTCAAGGACGACGGCAGGGGCATCCCGGCGTCGGAACATAAAAAGATATTTGAGACCTATTTTACCACGGGCGGTTCCCTTGAAAACGCCATCAACAGCCATGGCCTTGGGCTTGCCGGCGTCATGGTCCTGCTCCGGGACATGGGCGGTACCCTTGCCCTGGATTCAGAGGACGGGCAGGGTGCTGAATTTACCGTACATATCCCCCTTAACCAAAATTAA
- a CDS encoding PAS domain S-box protein — protein sequence MGRNPENLPENGPEKEIGELKEEIRRLKEENLILNKIIFKAPIPIFVLDKDHKITHFNQALEELAGLDSRQMLGTREQWKAFYGNPRPVMADLIIDNSSDNEIIEHYGVKYNRSPKSLDRFAATDFFPDLSPEGKWLYFTASPFNGSNGEMAGAVETLQDVTQEKLQEHRLRELYTTYRNILEFIPYPIIVYGDKGRVSYINPAFTKVFGWDMDEIKGTLLDFVPPDLKEETHEVLHRFRHTKKLTRYETQRLTKDGAVRDVIIWADTPAREKTGETFVIIRDVTEEKRLAANNKTIMRISAALPEYPDLEDLMNYISREVKDLLKAEGAVVLLYDEIKSDLFFLGAAYDDLSTERRAREIRFSLDEVFAGQVVKTGEPAVTNNAEDLAAQYPERDKKMGYRTRSILSMPIRSDSRIIGVLCAINKKQNLFDDNDMELMTMIAGTVAISIENARFSDALKEAYRDVASMNRAKGKAINHLSHELKTPVAILTGSLQILRKKIEAIPNVKLDSTLNRIERNLDRIVDIQAETADIMETGAYHTRQMLIKMLEACQDELETLIETCLDQGILAPDHLIQSVGALIDREFGPRSMRLKIIDFKQVFADVYAAMVPKFHFRRLEIIHDVPDGLPDIKLPPDVAAKIIEGLIKNAIENTPDQGRIDILARATGGGLVFEVKDFGVGIEPDHQKRVFEGFFSTQDTLLYSTKTPFEFGAGGKGAELLRMKLFAGRLGFTIELASRRCRYLVANDEPCPGDIMKCRFCSSQTDCLNSGHTSFSVYFPNGKK from the coding sequence ATGGGCCGGAACCCCGAAAATCTGCCGGAAAATGGGCCGGAAAAGGAAATTGGCGAATTAAAAGAAGAAATTCGCCGCCTCAAGGAAGAGAATCTCATCCTCAACAAAATTATATTCAAAGCCCCCATTCCCATATTTGTCCTGGACAAAGACCATAAAATCACCCATTTCAACCAGGCTCTGGAGGAACTGGCCGGGCTGGACAGCAGACAGATGCTGGGCACCCGGGAGCAGTGGAAGGCCTTTTACGGCAATCCCCGGCCGGTAATGGCCGACCTCATCATCGACAACTCCTCGGACAATGAGATTATCGAGCACTACGGGGTAAAATACAACCGCTCCCCCAAATCCCTGGACCGGTTCGCAGCCACCGACTTTTTCCCGGATCTTTCCCCGGAGGGCAAATGGCTCTATTTTACCGCCTCCCCCTTCAACGGCAGCAATGGCGAGATGGCCGGGGCCGTGGAAACCCTCCAGGATGTCACCCAGGAAAAGCTCCAGGAACACCGGCTCCGTGAACTCTACACCACCTATAGGAACATCCTGGAATTCATTCCCTATCCCATCATCGTATACGGGGACAAGGGAAGGGTTTCCTATATAAATCCTGCATTCACAAAGGTATTCGGATGGGACATGGATGAAATCAAAGGCACTCTCCTGGATTTCGTCCCCCCGGATCTGAAAGAGGAAACCCATGAGGTGCTCCACCGGTTCCGCCACACCAAGAAGCTCACCCGGTATGAAACCCAGCGGCTCACCAAGGACGGCGCCGTCCGGGACGTGATCATCTGGGCCGACACCCCCGCCCGTGAAAAGACCGGGGAAACCTTTGTCATCATCAGGGATGTCACAGAGGAAAAGCGGCTGGCCGCCAACAATAAGACCATCATGCGGATCTCGGCCGCCCTGCCCGAATATCCGGACCTGGAAGACCTGATGAACTATATCTCCCGGGAGGTCAAGGATCTGCTCAAGGCAGAGGGGGCGGTCGTCCTCCTCTACGACGAAATCAAATCGGATCTTTTCTTTCTGGGCGCCGCCTACGACGATCTGTCCACGGAGCGCCGGGCCAGGGAAATCCGGTTCAGCCTGGATGAGGTTTTTGCCGGGCAGGTGGTAAAAACCGGCGAGCCCGCAGTGACCAACAATGCAGAGGACCTGGCCGCCCAATACCCGGAGCGGGATAAAAAGATGGGTTACCGGACCCGGAGCATCCTTTCCATGCCCATCCGCAGCGACAGCCGGATCATCGGCGTACTCTGCGCCATAAACAAAAAACAGAACCTTTTTGACGACAACGATATGGAACTGATGACCATGATCGCCGGCACAGTGGCCATCTCCATTGAAAACGCCAGGTTCTCCGATGCCCTGAAAGAGGCCTACCGGGATGTGGCGTCCATGAACCGGGCCAAGGGGAAGGCCATCAACCACCTCTCCCATGAGCTGAAAACCCCGGTGGCCATCCTGACAGGGTCGCTGCAAATCCTGCGCAAAAAAATAGAGGCCATCCCCAATGTCAAGCTGGACTCCACCCTCAACCGCATCGAACGGAACCTGGACCGCATCGTGGATATCCAGGCGGAAACCGCCGACATCATGGAGACCGGTGCCTACCATACCCGGCAGATGCTCATCAAAATGCTGGAGGCCTGCCAGGATGAACTGGAAACCCTTATCGAAACCTGCCTGGACCAGGGCATACTGGCACCGGATCATCTGATTCAATCCGTGGGCGCCCTCATTGACAGGGAATTCGGCCCAAGATCCATGCGGCTGAAAATCATTGACTTCAAACAGGTCTTTGCTGATGTCTATGCCGCCATGGTGCCAAAATTCCATTTCCGGCGCCTGGAGATCATCCATGATGTCCCCGACGGGCTGCCCGATATCAAACTGCCCCCGGATGTGGCCGCGAAAATCATCGAGGGGCTGATTAAAAACGCCATTGAGAACACCCCGGACCAGGGACGGATCGACATCCTGGCCAGGGCAACGGGCGGCGGGCTGGTGTTTGAGGTGAAAGACTTCGGGGTGGGCATTGAACCGGACCACCAGAAAAGGGTATTTGAAGGATTTTTCTCCACCCAGGACACCCTGCTTTACTCCACCAAAACCCCCTTTGAATTCGGTGCCGGGGGCAAGGGGGCGGAGTTGCTGCGCATGAAACTTTTTGCCGGCCGCCTGGGATTCACCATTGAGCTTGCCTCCCGCCGGTGCCGGTACCTGGTCGCAAACGACGAACCCTGCCCCGGCGATATCATGAAATGCCGGTTCTGCAGTTCACAGACCGATTGTCTCAACTCGGGGCATACCAGTTTTTCAGTCTATTTCCCCAATGGAAAAAAATAA